The sequence below is a genomic window from Bradyrhizobium septentrionale.
CAGGCCGACGATCGAGCCGGTCGGCTTGGAGACCTTCTTGGCCTCCTCGAACGCCTCGGTCTCGTGCAGGCCGCGCCGCATCACCGCCGCGAAGATCGCAAGCCCGGCGCCGATCAAGAACGGGATCCGCCAGCCCCAGGCCTTCAACTCGTCCGAGGTCAGGAATACCTTCTGCAGCAGCAAGAGCACGATGATCGCGGTGAGCTGGCCGCCGATCAGGGTGACGTATTGGAAGCTCGAATAGAAGCCGCGGTGCTTGGGGTCGGCGACCTCGCTGAGATAGGTGGCGCTGGCGCCATATTCGCCGCCGAGGCTCAACCCCTCGATGATGCGGGCCAGCGCCAGGATCGCCGGCGCTGCGATGCCGATGCTGGCATAGGTCGGCGTCACGGCGATGATCAGCGAGCCGAAGCACATGCAGACAACGGACAGTGTCAGCGATAGCCGCCGGCCGTAGCGGTCGGCGATGTAGCCGAACAGCCAGCCGCCGAGCGGGCGCATCAGGAAGGTCGCGGCAAACAGCACGGCGGCATTGAGCTGCTGCACCACCGGATCGCTGTGTGGGAAGAACGCCGGCGCGAAATACAGCGCGAACGCCGTATAGGCGTAGAAATCATACCACTCGACGAGATTGCCGACCGAGCCGATGAAGATCGCCTTCACCCGCCGCTCGACGTCCTTGATGTCGAGATGATCGCTCGCGGATTCAGCGGTTTGATCGGTCATAAGCTAGCCTCCCGGACTCGTCGGTTCGATTCCGGGGCAAGCTACCTCATTGGGTGGTGCGATGTAACTGCTGTGTCCGGCCGCTCAGGCGGTCTTGCCGAACAGAACAGGCAGTTGACGCGGCCCGCGCA
It includes:
- a CDS encoding MFS transporter; translation: MTDQTAESASDHLDIKDVERRVKAIFIGSVGNLVEWYDFYAYTAFALYFAPAFFPHSDPVVQQLNAAVLFAATFLMRPLGGWLFGYIADRYGRRLSLTLSVVCMCFGSLIIAVTPTYASIGIAAPAILALARIIEGLSLGGEYGASATYLSEVADPKHRGFYSSFQYVTLIGGQLTAIIVLLLLQKVFLTSDELKAWGWRIPFLIGAGLAIFAAVMRRGLHETEAFEEAKKVSKPTGSIVGLLNYPRELLLVVGLTAGGTAAFYTFTTYMQTFVKLSVGLTEDQTTFVIFGSLIFATILQPIYGGLSDRIGRKPLLIFFGVVGTISTVPILTALKDTKSPFIAFLLICGAWIFVAGYTSINAIVKAELFPTNVRALGVGLPYAITVSIFGGTAPAVALYFKSIGHEDWFYYYLSGMIFLSLLIYSTMRDTKHESAMHRHE